From the genome of Pseudanabaena sp. BC1403, one region includes:
- a CDS encoding ATP-dependent Clp protease proteolytic subunit has product MPIGIPRVPYRYPGDSYTQWINIYERLSMERIIFLSGEVTDGMANAIIARLLYFDSEDQTKDIYIYINSPGGSVSAGLAIFDTMQHIKADVTTICVGLAASMGSFLLMAGAKGKRYALPNARIMIHQPSGGTRGQASDIEIEAREIIRIRQKLNEEYAKRTGQPLEKIERDMNRDYYMSSQESLAYGLIDRVLDSPQ; this is encoded by the coding sequence ATGCCTATCGGTATTCCTAGAGTTCCCTATCGCTATCCTGGTGATTCCTACACGCAGTGGATTAACATCTATGAGCGTCTGTCGATGGAGCGCATCATCTTTTTGAGTGGTGAAGTAACAGACGGTATGGCAAATGCAATTATTGCCAGACTGCTCTACTTTGACTCTGAGGATCAAACCAAAGATATTTATATCTATATCAACTCTCCTGGTGGATCGGTTTCGGCAGGCTTGGCGATCTTTGACACGATGCAACATATCAAGGCGGATGTGACCACAATTTGCGTGGGGCTGGCAGCTTCGATGGGTTCATTCCTATTGATGGCTGGCGCTAAAGGCAAGCGGTATGCTTTGCCCAATGCCAGGATCATGATTCACCAGCCTTCAGGTGGAACAAGAGGTCAAGCCTCAGATATTGAAATTGAGGCGCGGGAAATTATTCGCATTCGCCAAAAGCTGAATGAAGAATATGCCAAGCGAACAGGGCAGCCTCTAGAGAAGATCGAGCGCGATATGAATCGTGACTACTATATGTCTTCTCAAGAGTCTCTCGCCTATGGATTAATCGATCGCGTTCTTGATTCACCACAATAA
- a CDS encoding methyltransferase domain-containing protein, with product MPSFQIRTNQDELMDDFSIQDERLTDALEQLRPINQLLGGYATTMEILSPFLKARSQSNQTTRILDIGTGIGDFPEYIVRWAAAQSPAINVEIVAIDANPVTVDYARAALKKRLPADLQAKIKVEVADALALPYADHEFDIAIAAMFLHHFAHENAAQIVRSMQRISKHGILINDLHRHPFAYYGIYALTRLLPAVQMVRNDAPLSVLRGFKSSELKSIAESAGLINFSLKWRYAFRWVLNTIKA from the coding sequence ATGCCTTCATTTCAAATCCGTACTAATCAAGATGAATTGATGGATGATTTTTCAATTCAGGATGAGCGACTTACTGACGCATTAGAGCAACTGCGCCCGATCAATCAACTACTGGGCGGATATGCAACTACGATGGAAATCCTCTCGCCTTTTCTCAAAGCCCGATCGCAATCAAATCAAACGACACGCATTCTTGATATTGGCACTGGCATCGGCGATTTCCCTGAATATATTGTGCGTTGGGCGGCAGCTCAATCTCCTGCAATTAATGTCGAGATCGTTGCGATCGATGCTAATCCTGTCACCGTAGATTATGCCCGTGCAGCTTTAAAAAAGCGATTGCCAGCAGATCTACAAGCAAAAATCAAAGTGGAAGTTGCGGATGCTTTGGCTTTGCCCTATGCTGACCATGAGTTTGATATTGCGATCGCAGCAATGTTTTTGCATCACTTTGCCCATGAGAATGCCGCGCAAATTGTGCGATCGATGCAGCGGATCTCGAAGCATGGCATTCTGATTAATGATTTACATCGTCATCCTTTTGCCTATTATGGAATCTATGCGCTAACAAGGCTATTGCCTGCTGTGCAGATGGTTCGCAATGATGCACCACTTTCAGTTTTGCGTGGGTTCAAATCCTCTGAATTAAAAAGCATCGCTGAATCGGCAGGATTGATTAATTTCTCGCTCAAATGGCGCTACGCCTTTCGCTGGGTGCTGAACACAATAAAGGCTTAA
- a CDS encoding DUF2499 domain-containing protein, with translation MHSLSLPTWVIHISSVIEWTLAIWLIWQYDKQNPDRGWRNLAWAMFPALVSAMCAVTWHFFDNADSLEWLVTVQAALTLIGNTTLAIAAYFIWKIANAKPQI, from the coding sequence ATGCACTCTTTATCTCTGCCCACATGGGTAATTCATATTTCTAGCGTCATCGAGTGGACTTTAGCGATTTGGCTAATTTGGCAATACGACAAGCAAAATCCCGATCGCGGTTGGCGCAACTTAGCATGGGCTATGTTTCCTGCTTTAGTCAGTGCGATGTGCGCCGTGACTTGGCACTTTTTTGATAACGCTGATTCGTTGGAATGGCTAGTTACGGTGCAAGCCGCACTAACTTTAATTGGCAATACCACTCTCGCGATCGCAGCCTACTTTATCTGGAAAATCGCCAACGCAAAACCACAAATTTAG
- a CDS encoding type III polyketide synthase — translation MYTVLEAIATANPPYKLTQAEAADFMLKTESLSASIRKRIPSIYANSGIDYRFSCISDYGGDLQNFELYPHNWELTPAPTTFSRNQKYETYAPKIALQAAQQAIAEAENLNAQDITHLIVVSCTGFSAPGIDIHLIKHLGLSYTVSRTMIGFMGCHAAFNGLRTAHAICQSDRQAKVLLVCVELCSLHFQVADTLENTIINAIFSDGAAAAILTSNPFAQAEGKLAYTDGYSLLIENTEELMNWTIGDTGFLMGLSPRVPDVVVSHLPDYLQAFLKQHHLTTNDLDFWAIHPGGRKIIENIQSACELSDRMVADSFEVLCRYGNMSSPTILFILKQILDKHQSGASAPFQNGIALAFGPGLSIEGCLFQKV, via the coding sequence ATGTATACAGTTTTAGAAGCGATCGCTACTGCGAACCCACCTTATAAACTAACACAGGCAGAAGCTGCGGACTTTATGTTAAAAACAGAAAGTTTATCAGCTTCCATTAGAAAAAGAATTCCATCAATTTATGCAAATTCAGGAATCGATTATCGCTTTAGCTGTATTTCAGACTATGGTGGCGATCTCCAAAATTTTGAATTATATCCTCATAATTGGGAACTCACGCCCGCCCCAACTACCTTTAGCCGCAATCAAAAATATGAAACCTATGCTCCGAAAATTGCCTTGCAAGCTGCACAACAAGCGATCGCTGAAGCCGAAAATCTTAATGCTCAAGACATCACCCATTTAATTGTAGTCAGTTGTACTGGCTTTTCTGCTCCTGGTATCGATATTCACCTCATCAAGCATTTAGGGCTTTCCTATACTGTCTCTCGCACGATGATTGGCTTTATGGGCTGTCATGCAGCTTTTAATGGACTCAGAACTGCTCATGCCATCTGTCAAAGCGATCGCCAAGCTAAAGTTCTCTTAGTTTGCGTTGAGCTATGTTCATTGCATTTTCAAGTCGCTGACACCTTAGAAAATACGATTATCAACGCCATTTTTTCCGATGGAGCTGCTGCCGCGATTTTGACTTCAAATCCATTTGCTCAAGCGGAAGGAAAGCTAGCTTATACCGATGGATATAGTTTGCTGATCGAAAACACTGAAGAACTAATGAATTGGACAATTGGTGATACTGGTTTTTTGATGGGCTTATCACCGAGAGTTCCTGATGTAGTAGTATCGCATCTACCAGATTATTTACAAGCTTTCTTAAAGCAACATCATCTCACGACCAATGATCTGGATTTTTGGGCAATTCATCCAGGGGGAAGAAAGATTATTGAAAATATTCAATCAGCTTGTGAACTTAGCGATCGCATGGTGGCTGATTCCTTTGAGGTCTTGTGCCGTTATGGCAATATGAGTTCGCCGACAATTCTATTTATCCTCAAACAGATTTTAGATAAACATCAATCAGGAGCATCTGCTCCCTTTCAAAATGGGATTGCCTTAGCCTTTGGTCCTGGGCTATCAATTGAAGGTTGTCTATTTCAAAAAGTCTAA
- a CDS encoding DUF3593 domain-containing protein, whose protein sequence is MPKEALFGLSLFPYLAFLWFATKSRQFPKLGLWGFYGTLVFVAITIPAGIYAQVHYGKSLANVDWLHGSAESFLTITNILLVLGFKNVIKPKD, encoded by the coding sequence ATGCCCAAAGAAGCCTTATTCGGTTTATCTCTATTTCCCTATCTAGCCTTTCTCTGGTTTGCTACCAAATCACGCCAATTTCCCAAGCTGGGACTTTGGGGATTTTATGGGACATTAGTATTTGTGGCGATTACAATTCCCGCTGGAATTTATGCTCAAGTCCATTACGGCAAATCTTTAGCCAATGTTGATTGGTTGCATGGCAGTGCTGAGTCATTCTTGACCATCACAAATATTTTGTTGGTATTAGGCTTTAAAAACGTGATTAAACCTAAAGATTAG
- a CDS encoding NAD+ synthase: protein MSPILFGIAQLNPVIGDLVGNCDRILAAAQKLAEQGAQLVLTPELSLCGYPPRDLLMNHQFVRDMDKAIAELASNLPPDVAVLVGTVSVNPQANQAGGKPLFNSAALLLGGKVQQIFHKRLLPTYDVFDEDRYFAVGNGSQVFTLNLKGGSSLNIGVTICEDIWNDEKFWGKRSYADDPVAELAANHELDLLLNLSASPYAVGKQKLREAMLSHSALMHDLPLLYANQVGANDDLIFDGRSMAFNRRGEIIALGEGFEEDLLIVRLDGVVLCPTPSKYETDDAEIFAALVLGVRDYVQKCRFRQVVIGLSGGIDSALVAAIAAEAIGKANVLGVLMPSPYSSAHSITDAIALAHNLGISTQTIPIQPMMEAFDASLSNLFAGQTNDVTEENLQSRIRGSLLMGISNKFGHLLLSTGNKSEVSVGYCTLYGDMNGGLAAIADVPKTRVFSICEWLNRTNYNLSIKQGIFEVIPVNIITKPPSAELKPDQLDQDSLPPYDILDDILHKLINQHLAAAEIIATGHEPAIVDRVVRLVKIAEFKRRQAAPGLKITDRAFGSGWRMPIASKVTSL from the coding sequence ATGTCTCCTATACTTTTTGGGATCGCACAACTTAATCCAGTCATTGGTGATTTGGTCGGTAACTGCGATCGCATACTAGCTGCTGCCCAAAAATTAGCTGAGCAAGGGGCGCAGCTAGTTCTGACACCTGAGTTATCACTTTGTGGCTACCCACCTCGTGACTTGTTGATGAATCATCAATTTGTGCGCGATATGGACAAGGCGATCGCTGAGCTTGCGAGTAATCTCCCACCTGATGTTGCAGTACTAGTGGGGACAGTATCAGTAAACCCACAGGCTAACCAAGCAGGAGGAAAACCACTATTTAATAGTGCGGCTCTATTGCTAGGTGGCAAGGTTCAGCAAATTTTTCATAAGCGGTTATTGCCAACCTATGACGTATTTGATGAAGATCGTTATTTTGCGGTAGGGAATGGGAGCCAAGTTTTTACGCTAAATCTGAAGGGGGGATCATCTCTAAATATAGGTGTAACCATTTGCGAAGATATTTGGAATGACGAGAAATTTTGGGGAAAACGTAGCTATGCCGATGATCCTGTTGCTGAACTAGCTGCGAATCACGAATTAGATTTGCTACTCAATTTATCGGCTTCACCCTATGCGGTTGGTAAGCAGAAGTTACGCGAAGCGATGTTGAGTCATAGTGCGCTCATGCACGACTTGCCATTGCTGTATGCCAATCAGGTTGGGGCAAATGATGATTTGATCTTTGATGGGCGGAGTATGGCATTCAATCGACGTGGTGAAATAATTGCGCTTGGCGAGGGTTTTGAGGAAGATTTATTAATTGTGCGTTTAGATGGAGTGGTGCTATGCCCCACTCCATCTAAATACGAAACTGATGATGCGGAAATTTTTGCGGCTCTAGTGCTTGGTGTGCGTGACTACGTCCAGAAATGTCGATTTCGTCAGGTAGTGATTGGTTTGAGTGGCGGCATCGACTCGGCTCTAGTTGCAGCGATCGCAGCAGAGGCAATTGGCAAAGCGAATGTGTTAGGGGTACTGATGCCTTCTCCCTACAGTTCTGCACATTCAATTACCGATGCGATCGCCTTGGCTCATAACTTAGGAATCTCTACGCAAACAATTCCAATTCAGCCAATGATGGAAGCCTTTGACGCTAGTCTTAGCAATCTATTTGCGGGGCAAACTAATGATGTGACTGAAGAGAATTTGCAGTCGAGAATTCGCGGGAGCCTGCTGATGGGAATCTCTAACAAGTTTGGTCATTTACTCCTTTCTACAGGTAACAAATCAGAGGTTTCAGTGGGGTACTGCACGCTTTATGGTGATATGAATGGTGGGCTTGCTGCGATCGCAGATGTCCCCAAAACAAGAGTATTCTCTATTTGTGAATGGCTAAACCGTACTAATTATAATTTATCGATTAAACAAGGAATCTTTGAAGTAATTCCTGTGAATATTATTACCAAGCCGCCCAGTGCTGAGCTCAAGCCTGATCAACTAGATCAAGATTCCCTTCCTCCCTATGACATCCTTGATGATATTTTGCACAAGCTGATTAATCAACATCTCGCTGCTGCGGAAATTATTGCCACAGGGCATGAGCCAGCGATCGTTGATCGCGTAGTGCGTCTGGTCAAAATCGCGGAATTTAAGCGCCGCCAAGCTGCCCCTGGTTTGAAAATCACTGATCGCGCTTTTGGTTCTGGTTGGAGGATGCCGATCGCTAGTAAAGTCACCTCATTGTAG
- a CDS encoding ATP-dependent Clp protease proteolytic subunit, giving the protein MDRPSRSVPQAAQAAYSGDSSYGRTPPPDLPSLLLKERIIYFGLPLVSPDEYKQQLGVDVTELLIAQLLYLQYEDPEKPIFLYINSTGTSWYTGDAIGFETEAFAICDTLNYIKPPVHTICLGQAMGTAAMILASGTKGFRASLPNATIVLHQARRQTRGQASDLQIQAKEVLTNRAAMLEILSRTTGKSTEAITKDMDRMLYMTPVQAKEYGLIDRVLESTKDLPKAVPALV; this is encoded by the coding sequence ATGGATCGACCTTCTCGCTCTGTTCCCCAAGCCGCACAAGCCGCCTATTCAGGGGATTCGTCATACGGACGCACACCGCCGCCTGACTTACCTTCGCTACTACTAAAAGAGCGAATTATTTACTTTGGGTTGCCTCTTGTATCTCCCGACGAATACAAACAGCAGCTTGGTGTCGATGTTACAGAATTGCTCATCGCCCAACTTTTATATTTGCAATACGAAGATCCTGAAAAACCGATTTTTCTGTATATCAACTCCACGGGGACATCTTGGTATACAGGCGATGCAATCGGTTTTGAAACCGAAGCCTTTGCTATTTGCGACACACTCAACTATATCAAGCCCCCCGTCCATACAATCTGCCTCGGACAAGCCATGGGAACCGCCGCGATGATTCTCGCTAGCGGAACCAAAGGCTTTCGAGCTAGCTTGCCAAATGCCACGATTGTCCTGCACCAAGCCCGCCGTCAAACCAGAGGACAAGCCTCTGATTTGCAGATTCAGGCAAAGGAAGTATTGACTAACCGTGCCGCAATGCTAGAAATCTTGTCGCGCACCACAGGCAAGTCAACCGAAGCCATCACCAAAGACATGGATCGGATGTTGTATATGACTCCTGTGCAAGCCAAAGAATATGGGCTGATCGATCGCGTTCTTGAAAGCACAAAAGACTTGCCCAAAGCAGTTCCCGCACTCGTTTAG
- the cphA gene encoding cyanophycin synthetase, which produces MKILKIQTLRGPNYWSIQRHQLVVVRLDLEDFQVQRTSFYQNLCKVLPSLAGKDIAQRPDISDSDFLAEIVKDIAIALQGYVGMKVDFGAIRPTVENNVYQVVFEYQTEGAGRYAARAAVRICTSILETGTYATTELQEDLKDLRDIRLDGQLGPSTESIVAEAKAQNIPWLELGSRAMIQLGYGVHQSRIQATLSNKTGILAVELACDKEGTKSILRASGVPVPRGTTIRSPKYLEDAIAEVGGFPIVIKPLNGNHGRGITIDIRSIKESIDAFDMAQEVSEEVIIERFHTGRDHRILVINGKFVAVAERVPANVTGDGVSSISQLIEITNQDPRRGDGHDNVLTRIEIDRTSMDILARQGFTLESVPPNGQVCYLKATANLSTGGVSVDRTDEIHPENIWLAERVARIIGLDIAGIDMVTEDISLPVRQTDGAIVEVNAAPGFRMHTAPSIGTPRNVAAPVINMLFPPGAPTRIPIVAITGTNGKTTTTRLIAHIFKQTGKRVGYTTTDGIYIGECLVEKGDTTGPYSAQVILRDPTVEVAVLETARGGLLRSGLGFDGSDVGVVMNVAADHLGIGDIDTIEDLARLKSVVVKTTLPSGYAVLNADDPLVVAMAKDVDAKIAYFSMDPDSLLIKSHIEQGGLAAVYEEGYLTILKGDWKLRIEEAVNVPLTLGGRAAFNIQNSLAASLAAFCQDVQIEEIRQGLSTFVASSEQTPGRMNLFDLGKYHALVDYAHNPAGFKAIADFIQKWNGEAIGVIGAPGDRRDEDIIELGQLAANMFGQIFIKEDKDLRGRAPRVVADLLRQGVQEINPNIPCITILDEAEAITAALDSAPQSSLVVVFPDKVDSAIAIIESRKSKMSS; this is translated from the coding sequence ATGAAAATTCTCAAAATCCAGACATTACGTGGTCCAAACTATTGGAGTATCCAAAGACATCAGCTTGTAGTTGTGCGATTAGATTTAGAGGATTTTCAAGTACAACGGACTAGCTTTTATCAAAATTTATGTAAAGTTTTGCCAAGTCTAGCGGGGAAAGACATTGCACAGCGTCCAGATATTAGTGACTCTGATTTCTTAGCAGAAATTGTCAAAGATATTGCGATCGCTCTTCAAGGCTATGTTGGCATGAAGGTTGACTTCGGGGCAATCAGACCCACTGTTGAGAATAACGTTTATCAAGTCGTATTTGAGTATCAAACCGAAGGTGCAGGCCGCTATGCAGCGCGTGCAGCAGTAAGAATCTGTACTAGTATTCTGGAAACAGGAACCTATGCAACTACTGAGTTGCAAGAGGATCTCAAGGATTTAAGAGATATTCGCCTTGATGGACAATTAGGACCAAGTACCGAGTCGATTGTTGCCGAAGCTAAAGCCCAAAATATTCCTTGGTTAGAACTGGGCAGCCGCGCCATGATTCAGCTTGGATATGGGGTTCATCAGAGTCGGATTCAGGCAACTTTGTCAAACAAAACGGGGATCTTAGCTGTTGAGTTAGCCTGTGACAAGGAAGGGACAAAGAGTATTTTGCGGGCTTCAGGTGTGCCAGTGCCGAGGGGAACAACGATCCGATCGCCCAAATATCTAGAAGATGCGATCGCGGAAGTCGGCGGATTTCCAATTGTAATCAAGCCCTTAAATGGCAATCATGGTCGTGGGATCACCATTGATATACGTAGTATCAAAGAGTCGATAGATGCCTTTGACATGGCGCAAGAAGTATCCGAAGAAGTAATTATCGAAAGATTTCATACTGGAAGGGATCATCGTATATTGGTGATCAATGGCAAATTTGTGGCAGTTGCTGAGCGCGTTCCTGCCAATGTCACAGGTGATGGGGTGTCATCAATTTCCCAACTAATTGAAATTACTAACCAAGATCCGCGTCGTGGCGATGGTCATGACAATGTATTGACTCGTATCGAGATTGATCGCACGAGTATGGATATCCTTGCGAGACAGGGCTTTACATTGGAATCTGTACCGCCAAATGGTCAAGTTTGCTATCTCAAGGCAACTGCAAATTTAAGTACTGGTGGCGTATCAGTTGATCGCACAGACGAGATTCACCCCGAAAATATCTGGCTGGCAGAGCGCGTGGCAAGAATTATCGGTCTGGATATTGCAGGCATCGATATGGTCACTGAAGATATCTCTTTGCCTGTACGCCAAACTGATGGTGCGATCGTGGAAGTCAATGCAGCTCCCGGATTCAGAATGCATACTGCTCCCAGCATTGGCACACCCCGCAATGTAGCAGCGCCAGTCATCAATATGCTATTCCCCCCTGGAGCGCCTACAAGAATACCAATCGTGGCGATCACAGGGACAAATGGTAAAACTACTACTACACGCCTAATTGCTCATATCTTCAAGCAAACTGGCAAACGAGTTGGTTACACCACTACCGATGGGATTTACATTGGCGAATGTTTAGTTGAAAAGGGCGATACAACTGGCCCCTACAGTGCTCAAGTAATCCTGCGTGATCCTACGGTTGAAGTTGCAGTCCTCGAAACAGCTAGAGGCGGTCTTTTGCGATCGGGATTAGGATTTGATGGCAGCGATGTGGGAGTGGTGATGAATGTAGCCGCCGATCACCTTGGCATTGGCGACATTGACACAATTGAAGACTTGGCAAGGCTTAAGAGTGTAGTTGTCAAAACAACATTGCCGAGTGGCTATGCTGTCCTGAATGCTGATGATCCATTGGTTGTTGCGATGGCTAAAGATGTGGATGCAAAGATTGCTTACTTCAGCATGGATCCTGATAGTCTTTTAATCAAATCTCATATCGAGCAAGGTGGACTTGCCGCAGTATATGAAGAAGGATATCTAACAATCTTAAAAGGGGATTGGAAACTACGAATTGAAGAAGCTGTCAACGTACCTTTGACCCTTGGTGGTCGTGCTGCCTTCAATATTCAAAATTCTCTGGCAGCAAGTTTAGCCGCCTTCTGTCAAGATGTACAGATTGAAGAGATTCGTCAAGGGCTTTCCACATTTGTGGCTTCGAGTGAGCAAACCCCTGGACGGATGAATTTATTTGATTTGGGTAAATATCATGCCTTGGTCGATTATGCTCACAATCCTGCGGGATTTAAAGCGATCGCTGACTTTATCCAGAAATGGAATGGTGAAGCGATTGGGGTGATCGGTGCACCTGGAGATCGACGCGATGAAGACATTATCGAATTAGGGCAACTTGCGGCGAATATGTTTGGGCAAATCTTTATTAAAGAAGATAAAGATCTGCGAGGTCGTGCCCCTCGCGTCGTTGCGGATTTATTGCGTCAGGGAGTTCAAGAGATTAATCCTAATATTCCCTGTATTACAATTCTTGACGAAGCGGAAGCCATCACAGCTGCCTTGGATAGCGCCCCTCAAAGTAGTTTAGTTGTGGTATTCCCCGATAAAGTGGATTCAGCTATTGCTATTATTGAATCGCGAAAGTCCAAAATGTCGTCGTAA
- a CDS encoding CPP1-like family protein: MSEPTPYDKLGVNDEASFEEVRDARDRLLRENEGDESQQEMIEVAYDAILMDRLRARKEGKIAVPDRIRYPERLSAAIPAALQNNTQRRAPSWLSKLLDSPSKKDIYISLGIFTGLAAVSFFVPAVTTTWLSFGLIASVILLTRKENRFGRALLISLSGITVGVLLATLTNQVLVVSRLVGSGFFPSPIQTVIILLVMWLHACFLR, translated from the coding sequence ATGAGCGAACCAACTCCCTACGACAAATTAGGAGTCAACGACGAAGCCTCCTTTGAAGAAGTGCGCGATGCACGCGATCGCCTATTGCGCGAAAATGAGGGGGATGAGTCTCAACAAGAAATGATTGAGGTTGCTTACGATGCCATCCTTATGGATCGTTTACGCGCCCGAAAAGAAGGAAAGATTGCCGTACCCGATCGCATTCGTTATCCTGAACGTTTATCTGCGGCGATCCCTGCTGCTCTCCAAAACAATACACAGCGTCGCGCCCCATCTTGGTTGTCGAAACTCTTAGACAGTCCAAGCAAAAAAGACATTTATATCTCTCTGGGGATTTTTACAGGACTTGCAGCAGTTAGCTTTTTTGTCCCTGCTGTCACTACTACATGGCTATCGTTTGGTTTGATTGCCAGTGTTATTTTGCTAACCCGCAAAGAAAATCGCTTTGGACGTGCTTTGCTTATCTCCTTATCAGGAATTACTGTCGGTGTATTATTAGCAACTTTAACCAATCAAGTTTTAGTAGTATCACGTTTAGTAGGAAGTGGATTTTTCCCTAGCCCCATCCAGACAGTAATTATTTTGTTGGTGATGTGGCTTCATGCTTGTTTCTTGAGATAA
- a CDS encoding carbohydrate kinase: MPRVICLGEVLIDQIAEDIGAPYEQVSSWKPYFGGAPANVACGLAKLGTPVSLISCVGQDATGTDLLKQLGAAGVETSGVQVHPESTTREVYVTRDAQGDRSFARFNGDAQTVYADTLMSAEHLPEHLFSDAKFLILGTLGLSSPQTSRAIGRALKLAEENFVKVVVDVNWRAMFWKNPEQVAKLLPVLLKYTDFLKMTEDEAKLLFRLTSPAAISQAYSHLEGILLTNGDKDCRYYLGERQDKHAVFPVHSIDTTGAGDAFLAAFIHKIYHRPLTHLLDPKFANDAIAYACAAGALTTLSMGAITAQPSDRQIREFLAMRETKH; encoded by the coding sequence ATGCCGCGTGTAATTTGTCTTGGCGAAGTTTTAATCGATCAAATAGCTGAAGATATTGGTGCTCCTTATGAGCAAGTTAGCTCTTGGAAGCCTTATTTTGGCGGAGCCCCTGCCAATGTTGCCTGTGGTTTGGCCAAGCTGGGAACACCAGTAAGCTTAATTAGCTGCGTTGGTCAAGATGCTACAGGAACCGATTTGCTCAAACAGTTGGGAGCAGCAGGTGTGGAGACTTCAGGCGTGCAAGTGCATCCTGAATCCACTACTCGCGAGGTATATGTCACCCGCGATGCTCAAGGCGATCGCAGTTTTGCTCGCTTTAATGGTGATGCTCAAACTGTATATGCAGACACTTTGATGTCTGCCGAGCATTTGCCTGAGCATTTATTCTCTGATGCCAAGTTTTTGATATTAGGCACATTGGGCTTATCTAGTCCGCAAACATCTAGAGCAATCGGTCGCGCTCTGAAGCTAGCGGAAGAGAACTTTGTAAAGGTGGTCGTTGATGTCAATTGGCGAGCGATGTTCTGGAAAAATCCTGAGCAGGTTGCCAAACTATTGCCTGTCTTGCTGAAGTACACCGATTTCCTGAAAATGACCGAGGATGAGGCAAAGTTACTATTTCGTCTTACCAGTCCCGCCGCAATATCTCAAGCCTATAGCCATCTCGAAGGAATTTTACTCACTAATGGTGACAAAGATTGTCGCTACTATTTGGGCGAACGACAGGACAAACATGCCGTTTTTCCTGTACATTCGATTGATACAACTGGTGCGGGGGATGCTTTTCTAGCTGCCTTTATTCATAAGATTTATCACCGTCCGCTTACCCATTTACTCGATCCAAAGTTTGCCAATGACGCGATCGCTTATGCCTGCGCCGCAGGTGCATTAACCACATTAAGTATGGGTGCGATCACTGCTCAACCAAGCGATCGGCAAATACGCGAATTTTTAGCTATGCGCGAGACCAAACATTAA
- the menC gene encoding o-succinylbenzoate synthase has protein sequence MTFVIQSIQYQPYQLAFREPFQTALGKLSHREGFIVEISDRKSDHGVQHMGLGEAAPLDGFGMESLTETEKVLREAQRSLINAEINDLNDIENLLAKYDRTPAAKHGIELGLLNLLSQLQGISISQLLANSFSGIVRDQVAVNAVIGAIAPERAVSKAKQYIEQGYHCLKIKVGTNDFGMDLRRVEAVRSQCDAHIQIRIDANQGWSVTEAIANLKKLEFLQIEYVEQPVAASNLLGMAEVRRSQSIPVAADESVNNLTQLQQVIDTQAADIIILKPMALGGLITAHHAAAIAFKAGLDVVITTTIDGAIARQGAFDLAAALPIKRACGLATGHLLIEN, from the coding sequence GTGACTTTTGTTATTCAATCTATTCAATATCAACCTTATCAGCTTGCTTTTCGAGAGCCTTTTCAAACAGCATTAGGAAAACTTTCCCATCGCGAAGGATTTATCGTTGAGATCAGCGATCGCAAATCTGATCATGGCGTTCAGCATATGGGTTTAGGTGAAGCTGCCCCGCTTGATGGGTTTGGAATGGAATCTCTTACTGAAACTGAAAAGGTTTTAAGAGAAGCTCAGCGATCGCTGATTAATGCAGAAATTAACGATCTGAATGATATTGAGAACTTACTTGCAAAATACGATCGCACTCCTGCCGCAAAACATGGAATTGAATTAGGACTGCTCAATCTGTTATCACAATTGCAAGGTATATCCATTTCTCAATTGCTAGCAAATTCCTTCTCTGGGATAGTTCGTGATCAAGTAGCCGTTAATGCTGTGATTGGGGCAATCGCACCTGAAAGAGCCGTATCCAAAGCAAAACAGTATATAGAGCAAGGTTATCACTGTCTCAAAATCAAAGTAGGAACCAACGATTTTGGAATGGATTTGCGAAGAGTGGAAGCAGTGCGATCGCAGTGCGATGCTCATATCCAGATTCGGATTGATGCTAATCAAGGATGGTCTGTGACCGAAGCGATCGCTAATTTAAAAAAACTTGAATTTTTGCAAATCGAATATGTCGAGCAGCCTGTTGCTGCTTCTAATTTGTTAGGTATGGCAGAAGTCAGGCGATCTCAATCAATTCCAGTTGCTGCTGATGAGTCCGTAAATAATCTCACTCAATTGCAGCAAGTGATCGATACTCAAGCCGCCGATATTATTATTCTTAAACCAATGGCGCTAGGCGGTCTCATCACCGCACATCATGCAGCAGCGATCGCTTTCAAAGCTGGCTTAGATGTTGTAATAACAACGACAATCGACGGTGCGATCGCGCGTCAGGGAGCTTTTGACCTAGCTGCCGCCTTACCAATTAAGCGAGCATGTGGCTTAGCCACTGGACATTTGCTTATAGAAAATTAA